The following nucleotide sequence is from Mesobacillus jeotgali.
TAGATTTCATGATCTACGACCTGCCCGTCTGAAGTGATCTCCATGTTACAAGATAGCGTCAGTCGGTCGACCTTCGGATTCAGCGAGCAAATACCGTTCGATAAGCGATGCGGAATCATCGGGATAACCCGGTCAACCAAATAAACACTCGTCGCTCGGTCTTCTGCTTCTCGGTCAATCGGTGAGTCCTCGGTTACATAGTACGTAACATCGGCGATATGGACACCAAGTTTATAATTGCCGTTTTCAAGCCTAGTAACCTGGACTGCATCATCGAGGTCTTTTGCATCTGCGCCGTCAATTGTGACGATGACTTCATCACGCAAGTCGCGGCGGTTCGCAATCTCGCTCTCATTGATCTGGTCCGGCGCTTCATTCGCCTGCTTAAGTACCTCATCTGGGAACTCCATTGGCAGTCCGTGCTTATGGATGACGGACAGGATATCGACGCCAGGGTCATTTTTATGCCCGAGGATTGCGGTAACCTCACCCTCTGCACTTTTGCGGCCCTCTGGATAGCTCGTCAGTTTTACGACGACCTTATGCCCTTCGACTGCACCCATCCCTGCCTCTTTTGGAATGAAGATGTCACTCGTGAACTTTTTATCATCAGGAATCACAAACCCGAAGTGCTTGCTTTCAGTATAGGTACCAACGATTTGCGAGACACCTCTCTCAATGATGCGTACAACAGTACCTTCACGGCGCTGCCCAGAGCTGTCTGATGAAACTCGAACAAGGACTGTATCCCCATTCATTGCATTGCTTGTTTCATTTGGCGGGATGAAGACGTCATCCATTCCCTGCTCTTCAGTGATGACAAAAGCAAAACCCTTGGCATGGGCACTGAAACGGCCGCGCACAAGGTTCATTTTTTCAGGCAGGCCGTATCGATCACTTCTAGTCCTGACTACCAGCCCCTTTTCCTCCATGACCACTAGCGCTTTAACAAAATCCTTGAATGTCGAGGAGTCCTCGATTCCAAAGGCGCTTTCCAGTTCCTGAACCGTAAGAGGTTTGTAAGCTTCATCCTTCATATAATGCAATAGCCTGTCTATATGGCCTTTAATATTTTCATCCATTAATAAATCCCTCCTTTATTGGGCTATTTTCGTTATCTTGTCGCTCATGGTGTGAAAAACAACACAATAAATTTTTATATGTTTTTATTCTTTCCAATTTAATGACTCTAGAAACTCGTAAACATCTTCGTGCAGCTGATCGCGTTCTTTATCAAGAGTGATGACATGCCCTGATTCCTCATACCACTTTAACTTTTTATGTTCAGACTCGATGTTATCATGGATGATATTGGCGCTGTCAGGGTCGATAATGACGTCATGGCGAGCCTGGACGACAAAAGTCGGTGTATAAATCAGGTCGATGCTTCCTCGGACTTCTTTGATTAGTTCCTGGAGGTCTTTCAAAGTGTCCATCGATTTCTGTTCAAGTTCCTTTACCTCTGCCTCGATCTGATCCTCAGGCTTGCCTTCCATCCTCTTATATTCACGCGCATACTCAAGCACACCACGGTACATTAACTCTTCCGTCTTAAGATGCATTGGTGCGCACATCGGCACGATTCCCTTTAATGGCTTGGTATATCCGAGTTTCAGCGAAAGGACACCGCCCAGTGACAAACCGGCTACAGCAATCTCCTCATAGCCTTCATTCTTGAGGAACTCGTATCCATCTAGCGCATCCTGCCACCAATCCTCAGGACCAGTATGTATCAGTTCTTCAGGCGGGACACCATGCCCTTTAAACACAGGCGCATGGCATGTATACCCTTTTCCTTCTAAAAATCGGCCCATCATCCTGACATCCGCAGAATTGCCGGTAAATCCATGCAGCAGCAATACCGCTCTTTTTCCAGCTTTAAATGTAAAAGGTCTTGGCACTAACTTTCTCATTTTCCTACTCCCTCTATCAGATATCTTCCTTAGTTTTAACAAACATGCTTGTAACATTCAATTAAAAGCCTTTATATATGTAAATACCCATATTCAAAAGAAATATGTGAGAATTTTGCTTATGTAAACACAATAAAACCCGGCCTCTATTGAAGCCGGGTCATTGTGTGTATTATAGTTCGAAATAAGTAACGGCAATAGTCAAGACAAAGAATAGAACAGACAACACGATCGTAACACGGTGCAAGACAAGGTCAAGGCCTCTTGCCTTCTGCTTACCGAACAATTGCTCAGCGCCGCCGGAAATCGCACCGGACAGACCAGCACTCTTGCCTGATTGAAGAAGAACAACTCCAATAAGAGCAATGCTGACGATCACTAAAAGAACAACTAACAATGTATGCATGACGTACCTCCCGATAAAACTGCTAACAGTATTTTAAATTTATCACATTTTCAGGAATGAAACAATACTTGTCTGAATTGTTGAGGATTATTATATCATAATGCCTGATAGAACAAGGACATCTTCATGAATTCCATCCCCTGTTTGTCTATCGGACACTTTCTTCAGTTTCCTGCTTCTATTTGTCTGATAGGAACCCTCTATCGGACACTTTTTTCGGTTTCTCGCTTTCGTTTGTCCGATAGGGACCTTCTATCGGACAGTTTCTTCGGTTTCATGCTTCTGTTTGTCCGATAGGGACCTTCTATCGGACACTTTCTTCAGTTTCATGCTTCCGTTTGTCCGATAGGGACCTTCTATCGGACACTTTCTTCGGTTTCATGCTTCTGTTTGTCCAATAGGAACTCTCCTCGGACACTTTCTTCGTTTTCCGACTCTTGGTTGGCCGATAGAAGTTCATGAAAATAAAAAAACACCGGCAGCATCGTCATGCCACCGGTGTCCTGGTATTACAGGGTTGAATCGCAACAATAGCGATTCTACCTCGTAAAATTACTTCTTAAGGTTATAGAAAGATTTGATTCCGTTGAAGCGAGCTGTTTCGCCAAGCTGGTCTTCGATGCGAAGAAGCTGGTTGTACTTCGCTACGCGGTCTGTACGTGATGGTGCACCAGTCTTGATCTGGCCAGCGTTTGTTGCAACAGCGATGTCAGCGATTGTTGAATCTTCTGTTTCACCAGAGCGGTGAGAGATAACTGCTGTGTAGCCTGCACGCTTCGCCATTTCAATAGCATCGAAAGTTTCTGTCAAAGTACCGATTTGGTTTACTTTGATCAGGATAGAGTTGCCAACGCCTTGCTCGATTCCTTGAGCAAGCTTCTTCGTGTTTGTAACGAACAGGTCGTCACCAACAAGCTGGACTTTGCCGCCAAGGCGCTCAGTCAATAGCTTGTGGCCTTCCCAGTCGTTTTCATCCAAACCGTCTTCGATTGAGATGATTGGGTATTTAGAAGCCATTTCTTCGTACCAGTCTACCATTTCTGCAGAAGTTTTAACTACGCCTTCACCAGAAAGGTGGTACTTGCCGTCTTCTTTGTTGTAGAACTCAGAAGATGCAGCGTCCATAGCCAGCATGATTTGCTCGCCTGGCTTGTAGCCTGCTTTTTCGATAGCTGTTACGATTGTTTGAAGTGCTTCTTCGTTTGATCCAAGGTTTGGAGCGAATCCGCCTTCGTCGCCTACAGCTGTGTTCAAGCCTTTTTCTTTTAAAACTGCCTTCAGGCTGTGGAAGATTTCCGCGCCCATGCGAAGTGCTTCACGGAAGTTTTCAGCGCCAACAGGCATAACCATGAATTCCTGGATGTCCACGTTGTTGTCAGCGTGCTCGCCGCCGTTCACGATGTTCATCATTGGAACTGGAAGCTGCTTGGAGTTGAATCCGCCAAGGTATTGGTATAAAGGAAGGTCAAGGTAGTCTGCAGCAGCGTGTGCAACAGCCATAGAAACGCCAAGGATTGCATTTGCGCCCAGCTTGCCTTTGTTTTCAGTACCATCTAACTCGATTAGCGCCATGTCGATTCCGTTCTGGTCTAGAACGTTGAACTCTTCGCCAACCAAGAATGGAGCGATGATTTCGTTTACGTTTTCAACTGCTTTTAAAACACCTTTGCCAAGGTAGCGGCCTTTGTCGCCGTCACGAAGCTCAACTGCTTCGTATTCGCCAGTTGAAGCACCACTTGGAACTAGCGCGCGTCCGAATGCGCCTGATTCTGTGAAAACTTCTACCTCAACTGTTGGGTTACCGCGGGAATCTAATACTTCACGTGCATATACGTCTGTAATGAATGGCATAGTAATCTCTCCTTATTTTTTAATTAATGATGTTCCTGTCATTTCTGCTGGCTTATCCAGTCCCAGCAATTCTAGCATTGTTGGGGCAAGGTCGCCGAGAATTCCGTCTTCACGAAGCTCTGCGCCTTCCTTCGTAACAATGACAGGCACTGGATTTGTCGTATGGGCTGTCATTGGGTTTCCTTCTAGCGTCACGACTTCGTCCGCGTTTCCGTGGTCAGCAGTGATGATCGCAGTACCGCCTTTTGAAACAATCAGGTCAACGATGCGGCCTAGGCATTCGTCAACTGTTTCAATAGCCTGGATCGTCGGCTCAAGCATGCCTGAGTGTCCAACCATGTCAGGGTTCGCAAAGTTCAATAAAATCGCGTCGAAGTTATCGGCTTCGATTTCCTTGATCAATGCATCTGTTACTTCATTAGCGCTCATTTCCGGCTGCAAGTCATATGTTGCAACCTTTGGCGAGTTGATCAGGATCCGCTGTTCGCCAGGGAATTCCTGCTCACGTCCGCCGCTCATGAAGAACGTTACGTGCGGGTATTTTTCCGTTTCAGCAATACGAAGCTGAGTCATTCCAGCCTGTGAAATCACTTCACCAACCGTGTTATCAAGGTTTGATGGCTCGAACGCCACATAACCGTCAACCGTCTCACTGAAGTGAGTCAAGCAGACAAAGTGAAGGTTCTCAGGATGCCCTTCGCCTCGATCGAATGAACGGAAATCTTTATTTGTAAAAGTATTAGAAATCTGGATTGCGCGGTCAGGACGGAAGTTGTAGAAAATCACAGCATCGTCGTTCTGAACCGTCGCAACCGGTGAACCATCCGGGCGCACAAGCACAGATGGGACAACGAACTCATCAAAGATTCCGTTATTATAGTTATCTTCGATTAATTCCATAGGGTTCGAATACGTAGGTCCGTCGCCGTACACCATTGAACGGTAGGATTTCTCCACGCGTTCCCAGCGCTTATCGCGGTCCATAGAATAGTATCGCCCAGAAATCGTCGCAAATTCACCGACGCCGATTTCGTTCATTTTTTCTAGCGTTTGTTCAATATAACCTGGCGCAGTTTGCGGTCCAACATCACGGCCGTCAAGGAATCCGTGTACATATACCTTTTCAAGACCTTCGCTGGCAGCAAGCTTCAACAAAGCATACATATGCTCAATATGGCTGTGCACGCCGCCGTCAGACAGCAAGCCCATCAAATGAAGGGCAGTACCCTTTTCCTTCGCATGCTTGATCGCTGCAAGGAAGGTTTCATTTTTCTCGAATTCGCCTTCACGAATCGAAATATTCACGCGTGTAAGGCTCTGGTACACGATACGGCCGGCACCGATGTTCAAGTGTCCAACCTCTGAGTTACCCATTTGGCCCTCTGGCAGGCCGACCGCTTCCCCGCTCGCAATTAACTGTGCATGCGGATAGTGGTTCCAGTAGCGGTCAAAATTCGGCTTTTTCGCCTGGGCAACGGCATTTCCCATCCGTTCGCCGCGCAATGCGAATCCGTCCAGAATGATCAAAGCTGTTGGTGATTGTTTACTCATTGGTACCTGCCTCCAATAGCTGCAAGAAGGAATCAGTCTCAAGGCTTGCTCCGCCGACCAATGCGCCGTCGATGTCAGGCTGTGACATGTATTCCTTGATGTTCGCCGGCTTCACGCTGCCGCCATACTGGATGCGGACTGCTTCAGCCACTTCTGGTGAAAATTGCTCTGCAATTACCTTGCGGATGTGCGCGCAAGTTTCGTTCGCATCTTCAGCTGTAGAAGATTTGCCTGTTCCAATCGCCCAGATTGGCTCATAAGCGATGACCGTTTGCTTAACCTGCTCGTCTGTCAGGCCATTTAGACCTGCTTTGATCTGGCCGCCAACAAACTCGTTTGTTTCGCCGTTTTCACGCTGTTCAAGCGTTTCACCGCAGCAAACGATCGGAGTCAGATTGTATTTGAATGCAGACAAAGTCTTTTTATTTACTGAGTCATCTGTTTCATTGAACATTTCACGGCGTTCAGAGTGACCGATGATCACGTATTTCGCGCCGATGTCCTGCAATGCTTTCGGGCTGACTTCACCCGTAAAAGCTCCGCTTTCTTCAAAGTGCATGTTTTGCGCACCAATTTCAACGTCTGAATTCTGTGTAAGCTCGACTAGCTGTCCAAGGAACAAAGCTGGAGCACATACTACAGATTCAACCTTGTCCTTTGAAGGTACAAGTCCGCTTACTTTTTCGATAAAATCCTTTGCTTCAGGCAGCGTTTTATGCATTTTCCAGTTACCTGCAATGATAGGTTTTCGCATGCTGACACTTCCTTTCAAGATTGCTGTTTTTCACAGCGTTGTAATGCTTATTAAAAATTCCCTCTGGATGTTGGGCTTATCACTATGATTGTAGGCTCTGTTAATAAAGGCTGTTGATTTTCGTTCCAGGCGCTTCGCTTTCCGCGGGTGGCTCGGGGAGCCTCCTCGTCGTTTCACTCCTGCGGGGTCTCCCCTGACCCATGCTCCCGCAGGACTTTGAAAGGCTTCCTCGAACCTTCCCACGCACGATGGAAATGCGTTAGCATTTTCGGAGGAGTCTTCGCGCCTTCCACTACAATCAACAGGATACTAAAGAACAACATTGGGCTATAACAGAGCCTTCTTGCAATTGAGCTATTCGTTAACAATGGTCAGGATCCGCACCCTTACATTGCTGCTGTCATAGCTCCTGCTAAATTCAAAACTTACTTATCGTTCAATGCTACTACTCCAGGAAGCTGCTTGCCTTCCATGAATTCTAGGGAAGCTCCGCCTCCTGTGGAGATGTGGCTCATTTTTTCAGCTAGGCCAAATTTTTCTACTGCTGCTGCAGAGTCGCCCCCGCCGATGACTGAGTATGTATCGTTAGCATCGGCTAAAGCTTGTGCAACAGCTTTTGTTCCTTGCGCGAACTTATCGATTTCAAAAACTCCCATTGGTCCGTTCCAGATGACCAATTTAGACTTTTGAATGACATCGCGGTAAGTTTCAGCTGTCTTAGGGCCGATATCTAGAGCTTCCCAATCTGCAGGAATTTCTTCAATCGCTACGACCTTAGAATTCGCATCAGCAGAAAAATCATCGGCAACGATTGCATCTACAGGCATGTAGAAGTTAACGCCTTTTGCCTTTGCTTTTTCCATGAAGCTCTTAGCCAATTCAATTTTATCTTCTTCTAAAAGAGATTTTCCGATTTCGTGGCCCTGTGCTTTTACGAATGTATAAGCAAGTCCGCCGCCGATGATCAGGTTATCTACTTTTTCTAATAGGTTGTCGATTACACCGATCTTATCTTTAACCTTGGCGCCGCCGATGATGGCTGTGAATGGGCGCTCAGGATTTGATAATGCTTTTCCAAGCACATCAAGTTCTTTTTGCATCAAGAAGCCTGATACAGCAGGAATGTACTTGGCAATGCCTTCTGTTGAAGCATGCGCGCGGTGTGCAGCTCCGAATGCATCGTTCACATATACATCTGCAAGCTCTGCAAATGCCTTTGCAAGTTCAGGATCATTTTTCTCTTCGCCAGGATAGAAACGGACATTCTCAAGAAGCAGGACATCGCCTTCGTTCATGCTGTCGATCTCGGATTTTACAGATTCGCCGTATGCTTCATCTGTTTTCTTAACATCCTTGCCAAGCAGCTCAGATAAACGCTTCGCCACTGGAGTCAAACGCAATTCTTCAACAGCCTGCCCTTTTGGACGGCCAAGGTGGCTTGCAAGAAGGACTTTAGCTCCCTGTTCAACCAGGTACTGGATCGTTGGAAGTGCTGCACGGATCCTTGTTTCATCCGTTACCTGCCCATCCTTCATCGGCACGTTGAAATCAACGCGGCAAAAAACTCGTTTTCCTTTTACATCCACATCTTTTACTGTCTTTTTGTTCAAGGCTAGAGACCTCCTTTAAAATAGCGCAAATGCGCGATTAAGCAGAAAAAGAGGAGAGGGAATTACCCCGCTCCCCTTTTCATCCTACTACATTATAGTCAATATTGGATTGGTTATCCAATCTTAGCTTACAGACCTTTTTTAGCGATGAAATCAACTAGGTCAACTACACGGTTAGAGTAACCAGACTCGTTGTCATACCAAGAGATTACTTTTACCATGCTGCCTTCCATAACCATTGTTGAAAGTGCATCGATTGTAGAAGAGTAAGCATTGCCGTTATAGTCGCTTGATACAAGCGGCTCTTCGCTGTAGCCAAGGATGCCTTTAAGTTCGCCTTCAGAAGCTTTCTTGAATGCAGCGTTGATTTCTTCAACTGTTACGTCTTTGTCAAGCTCTGCAACAAGGTCAACTAGTGATACGTTAGGAGTTGGAACGCGCATAGCTCCACCGTTCAATTTACCTTTAAGTTCAGGCAATACTAGAGAAACTGCTTTTGCAGCACCAGTTGTTGTAGGGATGATATTTTCCGCAGCTGCACGTGCACGACGGTAGTCTTTGTGCGGAAGGTCAAGAATTTGCTGGTCATTTGTGTATGAGTGAACAGTTGTCATCATACCACGCTTGATTCCGAAGTTGTCGTTCAACACCTTC
It contains:
- the gap gene encoding type I glyceraldehyde-3-phosphate dehydrogenase; its protein translation is MAVKVGINGFGRIGRVVFRAALKNPNVEVVAVNDLTDANMLAHLLKYDTVHGTLNEEVTVDGDYLVVAGQKVKVLAERDPAQLGWGDLGVEVVVESTGRFTKRADAAKHLEAGAKKVIISAPASDEDITIVMGVNDDKYDAANHHVISNASCTTNCLAPFAKVLNDNFGIKRGMMTTVHSYTNDQQILDLPHKDYRRARAAAENIIPTTTGAAKAVSLVLPELKGKLNGGAMRVPTPNVSLVDLVAELDKDVTVEEINAAFKKASEGELKGILGYSEEPLVSSDYNGNAYSSTIDALSTMVMEGSMVKVISWYDNESGYSNRVVDLVDFIAKKGL
- the gpmI gene encoding 2,3-bisphosphoglycerate-independent phosphoglycerate mutase, with translation MSKQSPTALIILDGFALRGERMGNAVAQAKKPNFDRYWNHYPHAQLIASGEAVGLPEGQMGNSEVGHLNIGAGRIVYQSLTRVNISIREGEFEKNETFLAAIKHAKEKGTALHLMGLLSDGGVHSHIEHMYALLKLAASEGLEKVYVHGFLDGRDVGPQTAPGYIEQTLEKMNEIGVGEFATISGRYYSMDRDKRWERVEKSYRSMVYGDGPTYSNPMELIEDNYNNGIFDEFVVPSVLVRPDGSPVATVQNDDAVIFYNFRPDRAIQISNTFTNKDFRSFDRGEGHPENLHFVCLTHFSETVDGYVAFEPSNLDNTVGEVISQAGMTQLRIAETEKYPHVTFFMSGGREQEFPGEQRILINSPKVATYDLQPEMSANEVTDALIKEIEADNFDAILLNFANPDMVGHSGMLEPTIQAIETVDECLGRIVDLIVSKGGTAIITADHGNADEVVTLEGNPMTAHTTNPVPVIVTKEGAELREDGILGDLAPTMLELLGLDKPAEMTGTSLIKK
- the eno gene encoding phosphopyruvate hydratase; translated protein: MPFITDVYAREVLDSRGNPTVEVEVFTESGAFGRALVPSGASTGEYEAVELRDGDKGRYLGKGVLKAVENVNEIIAPFLVGEEFNVLDQNGIDMALIELDGTENKGKLGANAILGVSMAVAHAAADYLDLPLYQYLGGFNSKQLPVPMMNIVNGGEHADNNVDIQEFMVMPVGAENFREALRMGAEIFHSLKAVLKEKGLNTAVGDEGGFAPNLGSNEEALQTIVTAIEKAGYKPGEQIMLAMDAASSEFYNKEDGKYHLSGEGVVKTSAEMVDWYEEMASKYPIISIEDGLDENDWEGHKLLTERLGGKVQLVGDDLFVTNTKKLAQGIEQGVGNSILIKVNQIGTLTETFDAIEMAKRAGYTAVISHRSGETEDSTIADIAVATNAGQIKTGAPSRTDRVAKYNQLLRIEDQLGETARFNGIKSFYNLKK
- a CDS encoding phosphoglycerate kinase, whose protein sequence is MNKKTVKDVDVKGKRVFCRVDFNVPMKDGQVTDETRIRAALPTIQYLVEQGAKVLLASHLGRPKGQAVEELRLTPVAKRLSELLGKDVKKTDEAYGESVKSEIDSMNEGDVLLLENVRFYPGEEKNDPELAKAFAELADVYVNDAFGAAHRAHASTEGIAKYIPAVSGFLMQKELDVLGKALSNPERPFTAIIGGAKVKDKIGVIDNLLEKVDNLIIGGGLAYTFVKAQGHEIGKSLLEEDKIELAKSFMEKAKAKGVNFYMPVDAIVADDFSADANSKVVAIEEIPADWEALDIGPKTAETYRDVIQKSKLVIWNGPMGVFEIDKFAQGTKAVAQALADANDTYSVIGGGDSAAAVEKFGLAEKMSHISTGGGASLEFMEGKQLPGVVALNDK
- the secG gene encoding preprotein translocase subunit SecG; translated protein: MHTLLVVLLVIVSIALIGVVLLQSGKSAGLSGAISGGAEQLFGKQKARGLDLVLHRVTIVLSVLFFVLTIAVTYFEL
- the tpiA gene encoding triose-phosphate isomerase, whose amino-acid sequence is MRKPIIAGNWKMHKTLPEAKDFIEKVSGLVPSKDKVESVVCAPALFLGQLVELTQNSDVEIGAQNMHFEESGAFTGEVSPKALQDIGAKYVIIGHSERREMFNETDDSVNKKTLSAFKYNLTPIVCCGETLEQRENGETNEFVGGQIKAGLNGLTDEQVKQTVIAYEPIWAIGTGKSSTAEDANETCAHIRKVIAEQFSPEVAEAVRIQYGGSVKPANIKEYMSQPDIDGALVGGASLETDSFLQLLEAGTNE
- a CDS encoding alpha/beta hydrolase, with translation MRKLVPRPFTFKAGKRAVLLLHGFTGNSADVRMMGRFLEGKGYTCHAPVFKGHGVPPEELIHTGPEDWWQDALDGYEFLKNEGYEEIAVAGLSLGGVLSLKLGYTKPLKGIVPMCAPMHLKTEELMYRGVLEYAREYKRMEGKPEDQIEAEVKELEQKSMDTLKDLQELIKEVRGSIDLIYTPTFVVQARHDVIIDPDSANIIHDNIESEHKKLKWYEESGHVITLDKERDQLHEDVYEFLESLNWKE